A stretch of DNA from Tsuneonella amylolytica:
TCCGGAGTTGAGCAATGAACAACGCGAAGGATCAAATCTGCTGGCAGCCCGTCCCGAACTGGACGACTGCGAAGTTCGTCGGTTGGGGTCGTAGTAGAGGCCTCTATCGCGCTCAGATGCACGGGGAGACGATGTTCCTTGGGTCGGCTACCAAAACGTCGCTAGCAGCCCGACTTAGAGCGTACTGTGCGCCGAACGGGACCTGGCAAAACCACGAAGCTGGGCGTCTGATCCACCGACATCGAGCTTCCATCGAAATGCAGATCGCTCTCCTCGACCTGCCGCCTGGTCAGATTCGCAGGATTGCGGAGGCACTGATCGAAGAAGAAGAGCCCCGGTGGAACAATCTCGAACGGCACCGCGAGCATCGAAGTGGCGCCAAGAATCAAAATCGGTAGGGTTCGCAGGCAATCCCGTCGCTGTCGCCGTCCAGGCCCTCGCGATACCCAGGCTCCCCGATGAATATTGGGGCAGTGCCAGCCGCACGTGCGACGTCACAACCGGACCAGTAATCGCCTTCCTGTGGAGCTCGGGCGCGTTCGAGGCCTAAGGATACAGCTGCTGGGCGCGCTACGTTGCTGGTCGCCTGCAAGCCGCCCTGCATCACAATAAGGCTGCCTGTGCCGAGGATGGCACCGCATAACGCAGCACCCGCAAGGACCTTCGCAACCCGCTTTCGCTCGGCTGCTTTTGCCTCGCGTCGATACCGCTTGCCAAGCGTGATCGGGACCGCGCGGAAGGGCTTGCGAACGGGCATTCCAGCATCGTAGTCAAAAAGGGTAAACATTCGCTTTTGGGAAGGCGGTGACCGGGCGAGAGCCGGGTCGTTCGCTGTTTCGCGTTCCTAACAAAGAGCGTTAGAAAGGAACCGACGGTATGCCCAGCAGTCGACCGATTTGGGCAGAGGCTGGTTTCCGATGCAAATTGTTAAGTCTCTCGACTTAACCGCTTGAACTTTATTGTCTTTTACGCATTCGAATAAGCCTTTCGTAATGATGGGGTCACAGGTTCGAGTCCTGTAAGCGGCACCACCTACGGTCAAAATTGGGGCCGCACCCTTCGCCGCGGCTCTCGCCGCGAAGGCTTGCACCATTGCGCCTTCCCGTAGCCAGTTGGCGCGTAGAGCACCCCGTAGGATGCAGCCTCAGCATTCGAGCGAGCCTGTCGATGCTTCATCGCCACCAAGCTGCGCTCGGAAGCGCCGTCCGTGGCCCTGCCGGAAATACCCGACAGGGGCGGTCGACCCGTCAGAACCTGACTTTCGTTCCCAGCTTGAAGGTGCGACCGAGGGCGGACCCGATATACGGATCGTACCCGTACTCGAGGCGAGCGCCCGGCGGGTCCTCGTCGAAGATGTTCTCGACCCCGCCGGTGATCGTCGCGTCTATCCCGCCGAGCCGGACATCGACCGAAGCCAGAAGATCATGTTGCGTGAAGCTGCCGATCTTTCTGCCGAAATTCGTCCCGCCGAACTCGGTAACCGCGCATGGATCGATGACCGTCCCGTCGTCGCGGTAGCAGCGATTGTCCTTCACACCGTCGATGTAGCTGAAGTTGTAGGTGAGGGTCACCGGTTCGAAACCGAGGCTGGCGAACGCATTACCCCGCCATTTCGAAATCGTACCCGGAGCGCGGCCGAAGTTCGACAAGCCCGCCGCCTGATAGCCATCGCTGAATGTCAGCCCGTTGAACTCGAAGTCGCCGATGTCGTAGTCCATCACATAGGTCGCATTCGCCCCGAGATTGAAGTCCACCGGCCCGAACCGGTTGCGGTATGTCAGCGAGAAGTCGAGACCGCGGGTGGTCACATCGGGGCCATTCACGGTCTGCGTGCGGATTCGGGCGATGTCGCGCGCGATGGTCGTACCCTGCGTGCAGGCTCCCCCCTGGAGCGTGACGTACTGCAGGAATGGGCTGGCGCAATTGACGAGCTGCGTGCCCGAGGTTCCCGGCGCGATCGCATTGGCGATAGCCTGGAAGGGAAGGTCGGCAAATCGGCCGTCGAACTCGTACGTCCAGAAATCGACGCTTGCGGTAAAGCCGCCGGCCGTCACGATCGCACCGATGTTGTAAGTGAGGGCGGTTTCGGGATCGAGATCGGGATTGCCGCCTGAATCGGTCGCGCGATATTCGTTGTTGATCGCGTTGATGCCTGCAACCGCGCTCGCGCCCCCTGGTGACAGGTTTGCGGGCAATGGACCACGGAACGTCGTGCCGATCGACCCGCGCAGGGCGAGGAAGTCGGTCGCCTGGAGACGCGCCGACAGCTTGGGATTGATGGTCGACCCGACCGGATCGCCATAATCCTCGAACCGGATTGCGCCGACCAGTTCCAGTGCATCGAACGGGTTGACCTGGACTTCCGCGAAAAGGGCGTTGATGCCCTGGCTGAGGTCCGCGGTGGGGTACTGGCCGAGGAACGTGAAGGCGCCCACCGGTACGAGGTTGTCGGTCGGGCTGATCAGGCAACTGCGATCGCCATCCACCGCGCATGGATAGGCATCGGGATCGCTGAAGCGGTTGATCGGGCGGTTGGTGAAGTGGCTGTCGCGGTGCTGGCCGCCGAATGCGTAGCCGACATCCATGCCGAAAAGCTGGGTGTTGCCGCTGAAGACGAGGTCGACCGTCCATAGCTCCTCGATGCCGATCGCGCCGTTCTGTTGCCGGACCCAGTTTATCAGCTCGGGTGAATTCTCGCTGCCGGGCACATACGCCGGATTCGTGAGCCCGAGCGCAAGGTTTCCTTGCGACTGGCTGATGAAAGGGTTGTAGAACTGGCACCCGTTCGCCCCGGCGACGGTGCTTTGGCAGTTCGGCCCGCCGAAGCCGTTCAAGGCTCTTTGCAAGCGGTCGCTGACGAAATCGTACGAGAAGGCTTCCCGTCTGCTGCGCAGGAACATGCCGTTAAGGGAGGCGCGAAAATTAGGCGAGAAATCCTTCTCGAAGCCGGCGGAGACGCGCCAGGCGTCGTTGAAAGCGCCGCCTTCGCCGGCACCGCGCGGATCGAGCGGGTTGGAACTGCTGCCGAAGGGGCGCCACAGCACGACCACCGCGCGCGAAGAGAAGCGGTCCGGCGCGGACCCCGCTCCGAACGTCTGATTGATGAAAGTCTGGAAGTTGGGATTGCTGCGCGGCACGATGAACCGCGAACTGGTGCCGGGCCCGAGAACGCTCTGGGTCACGGGGTAACTGGGTGAATAGCCGAGCTCGGGCAGTTCCGTTCGGGAATACAGCGCGTCCGCGCGGAACCGGAGAGTATCCGACAGGTCCGTCGTAAGCTGCCCGAAGACCTGATAGCGATCCTCCTTCTCGATCAGGTTCACGAACGGAATGTAGGAAAACCGGCAGGAATTGAACGTGGAGATCGGCACGACGATACCGCCCAGCGCGTCACACGCCCCGAGGTTTTGACCGTCGATGCCGATGCCGAGCGCGGTGCCGGTCGCGGTTTGGGGAAGGTACACGCCCGGGTTGTTCAACGGAGACCATCCCGACGGGTTCACTTCGTAAGGAAGCTGGGTGAACGCGCGTTCGGTGGCGGGCAGTTCGGACCGGTGTTGATAGCCGGCACCGAACATGAGGTTGGTCGAACCCCAGGTCTTTCCCACCAGAATGCTGGCCTGGTAATTGTCGTCCGACCCGTTGACGAACTGCCAGTTGCCGGCCAGCTCGACCCCGTCGAGGTTGCGGCGAGTGATGAAATTGGCGACACCGGCGATGGCGTCGGAGCCATAGGTCGATGCCGCGCCGTCCTTCAGGACCTCGACCCGTTGCAGGGCGAACATGGGGATGAGGTTGGTGTCGACCGCGCCGTCGCCGGGCTCGGGAAAGAAACGCTGGCTATTGAACAGGACCAGCGTCCGCTCCCGCCCCAAACCCCGGAGGTTCAGCGAGCCGACGCCCTGGCTGCCGCCGGCCGCGTACTGGTTGCTGTCGCCCAGCGCGATCCCGACCGAGGGCAGGCTCTTGATGAATTCGAGCGGGCTGTCGATGCCGCGTTCGCTGAGCTCGTCGGTCGAAAAGACATCGACCGGCAACACGCCTTCTTCCGAAGTGCCGCGTATCAGCGTCCCGGTGACGACGATTTCCTCCACCGGAGCGGCGACCGGCGTTTCGGACGGGAGCGTGGCATCCTGCGCAAAGGCGGGGACTGCAAGGCAAGCCGGCGCGGTGAGGGCCGTCGCCAGCAAAAGAGTCTTTTTCATCGTTCCCTCCCAGGAAGTTGTTCGGTTTTTTCTCTTTGTGGGGTCATCCGCCTTGCGCTGGCGGTCCATCGGGTAATGCGCGGGCATCCATCCGTACGGGGCCAGGGCTTCGGAACTCGGCAGCAGTGCCGTCCGGACCGTACGGTTGCCATTCGAACCCGTCGGCACAGGTGAACGACCGCGCATCCGGCGGCATTTTCATGAAGGCCGTCCAACATCCGTTCATCGTCCGGGCCAAGGCGCGATCGACGGCATCCGCGTTCTTGCCGCCCCAGCTCGAACTGTCGATCGTGTCGAATGAAAACATCAGTTCGGCGGAATGGATCGGCCCGTCCTCCCATTCGCCAGTGCGAAACGCCGGGGTGTGGGCGAAGCGATAGAGCCATGCGGGGGCGCCGCTGTCGCCCGTCATCTCGGCGAGTTTGCGCGCGGCCACGAAACCGCGCTCTCCGCTGTTCGATCCTACCATCACCGGCACATCGGTTTCGTTGCCCGCAGTCAGCGCTTCGATGGTCGAGACAGGCTTGTACGCAGGATCCTTGACGAAGAACGTCCCGCGCATGAGCTCAGGGGTCGCGGCGAAGGTCTGGGCGGACACGGCACGCAGATCGTTGGCGCTGGCATCCGCACCAATTCCGATCTTCGCAAGGCCTTCCAGCGTCTTTGCTGTAGACGCTTCGGCACTCATGTCCGGCACGATCAATGCACCCGACTGAACGATCGCCTTGTCGAACAGGCCCTTCGCGGTAGGTAGTGAAAGAAGCCCGACGACGATCCCGCCGCCGGCCGACTGGCCGGCGATCGTCACGTTGTCGGGGTCACCGCCGAATGCGGCGATGTTCTTCCGAACCCACTCGAGCGCGGCTACCGCATCCTGCAGGGCATAATTGCCATGCGGCCCTTCGCCGAAGTCGATCGCCGGATGGTTGAAGTTGGCCATCGCCCCCAGGCGGTAGTTCACCGGAACCGTAATTACCCCGTTCGCCGCGTTGGCCATGCCTTCGTAACTGCCGAGGTGGCCGGCACCCAGAAAGAAGGCGCCGCCGTGAAACCAGACCATCACCGGCGCCTTCTTCACCGCCTTGGGCGTATAGACCTGCAGGTATAGACAGTCTTCGGATTGGGCGCCGTTGACGCCGCCGGGATTGGCCATCGTGAATCCCGGATCGACCGGCTGCGGGCAGGGGGGTTCGTAAGCCACTGCGGCGCGCACGCCCTTCCATGCGGGGACCGGCGCGGGGGCTCGCCAGCGCAAGTCACCGACCGGGGGCGCGGCGAACGGCACCCCGCGAAACACCAGCACGTCCCCGGTATCGTCTCCGCGAAGCGTGCCTGCGTCCGTTTTGATATCGACCGGGTTGATAGGCGGCGGCATCTGTGCCGCCACCGGTGCAGACAGTCCCGCCAAGGCAAGCGTCAGCCATCCCTTGCGCATCCGGCAATCCTCTTCCCGATTTCGTCGACGACTGCCTAACCTCTATTTTACACTCTCACAAGAACAAATGGTCATTCTGCATAGCTACCGGGCGCGAGTGAGCCGGTCCGTCGTTCGCGGAAGGGTATTTCATGAGTACCGTCCGTTGCGGGCGCACTGGTCAAGCCGGGCGCGTTCGCGCTAGCCTGTCCGCTATGGAGATGACCCGGGAAGAGTTGCACGAACTCGTGTGGAGCCAGCCGATCACGGCGGTTGCCGAGGAGATCGGGATGAGCGGCAACGGGCTCGCCAAGTTGTGCGACCGTCTCGACATTCCTCGCCCGCCCAGCAATCACTGGACACGGGCCAGCACCAAACGGGGCGAACCGGTCGCCTTGCCAGCCGCCCCGCGCGGCATGCGAGAGATGATCCGGATCGGCGAGCGTGGTAAGGCGGTGCAATCCAAGCCGCGGTTGCGCCTTGATCTGGAGACCAGACGTGCGCAGCTGCTCGAAGCCGCCGCCCGGATCGCGCTGGAACACGGTCTGGCCCATCTGACGATGAAGACCGTCGCCCGCGAGGTGGGGATCAGCGATGCGCAGGTTCATAACTGCTTCGGCGGGCGGACCGACCTGTTGGTGGCACTCGCCCGCCGCGAGATTGCCGCCATATCGGCCAGGCGCGGTGTGTCCTTGTTCCGTAGCAAGAACCGCCGCACGCGCATCGTGATCTCTACGATCAGCTACCTGCATGAAGCGGCGGAGCGAGGACCGCTGCTGCAACTGTTGCTGAGGAATTCCGACGTGAAGCGCGCGCTGCGTCCCGAGCGGGAGGCGAAGGCCGACAGTGCCCGCGAAGCGATCGTGCGGGGGCTGACGGAGCGTGGTGGACTGGGTCGGGACGTCGCCACGGCTTCTACGATCGCGCTTACGGCGATTTCCCTGCGCGCAGGGGGCATCGTCGCTGCCCGCCGGGCACCGTTCGAGATCGTGGAGCGGCTGTGCATCGCCCTGACGATGGCCGGGATCGACAGCGACGACCGGCTCGTCCGTTCGATGCGAGGTCCACGCTGATCCGGCGCGCGGCTCCGGCCTTGTGCGTGCAGTATCGTGCTAGTCGCGTACCCGCATGTCGTCGATGAGATCGCCTACCAAACGATCGAGAATGTCGTATGCGACAGGCTCGCCCAGCGTTCCGGCGCGGACCTGATCGGCGAGCGACTCTGGTACCGCAGACAGCAGTTCGACGAAGACCAGTGCCTCTCGAGGAGTGAACTGCAGCGGGGCTGCCACTTCGCTGGCGATGGACCGGAGCATCGCCCTGAAGGGCGCGATCGATTGCACCAGGGGCGAGTCGGCATTGCGTTCGCGCATGATGAAGTGAAGCACGGGTCCTTCCGCCACGAGATGGTCGAAATAGGCACGCGCTTGGGCAACCGCCCGGGCCAGGAGATCCCCTCTTCCGCCCGCAGCATCGAGTCGCTCTTTCAGGAGATCGAGCTGCCGCAAGCAAAGCTCGTCGAGAATTTGGCCGACGCTCTCGAAATAGACGTACACCAGTGCCCGGCTGGAGCCGATCGTGGCGGCGATCTCGTTCATGCCGAAGGTCAGCGATCGCTCGGTCAAAACGAGGTCGCGGACGGCGTCGACGATCTCGTCGATCCGGTCGTCGGCAGACAGCTTGCGGTTGCGCACGCGCGCCTGATCCACGCCGATCCCCTCCGTCCGGAATACCTTGCGCGTGCCTAGTGGTTATCGCGTCAGAAAAAAAGGGCGCGCTCCGGATACGGGGCGCGCCCAGTGTTGGCCTGGGAGAGGATCCTAGGCTGTTCTATTCGGCTGCGACCGCCATCCTGTCGGCATCGCGGAACATCATGAAATCGTAGTTTGCGCGGTAGAACATGTCCTTGGTATCCTCGTCGAAATCGGCGATGGATGCCTCGAACTTGCCCAGCGGATCGCGCGTTCCTTCGGGATGCGGGTAATCGCTCGAGAACATGTAGAGTTCGGGCGACGAGTCGCGGATCATGCGGCCCACATCCTCGTTCGGGAAGGGCGTGAAGCGCACCGCGCGGCGGATGTATTCCGACGGCATCAGGTCCATCGCCTGCAGGTAGGTGTCGGTCTTGTTGAACGAGTGCCAGCCGTGGTCGAGCATGCGGAGAAACTCGGGGACCCAGCCCGCCCCGCTTTCGATCACACCGCCGCGCAGATCGGGGAAGCGCTGGAACACTCCGTCATAGACCATCGCGGTGAGGAATTCCTGCGGTGCGTACCAGAGGCACACGAAGTCCGGAAAGCGGAGATTCTCGCCGCCGCCGTGGAGGTCCGCTGCGCGTTCGCGCCCGTTGTTCATGTACCCTTTCGGCTGGCGCTTCGTGCCCGGTCCGATGTGCAACATGAAAGGGATGCGATTGTCTTCGAGATACGACCAGAACGGGTCGTGATCGGGATGGCCGGGCGACCGGTCGCCGGCGGGAGAGGCCGACACCATCACCGCGCCCGCGCCCCGCTCCACCGCGAAGCGTGCTTCCTCGAGCGCCCGCACGGGATTGTCCATCGGGCAGAAGGCGACCGCGACCATGCGCGGATCGGCGTTGCAGAAATCGATCTGCGCGCAGTTGAGCGCGCGCGCCGCGGCGTAGGCCTGGTCTTCCGACTTTGCGCGACCGATCGCGGCAAGGCCGAAGGTGGGGAACACGAGCTGGCTGGTGAAGCCGAGCCAGTCGAGCGCTTCCACCCGCTCGTCCTTGTCGAACCCGCCGAAGCCGAGCCAGCCCTTGGCACCCTGGATCGGGTTTTCCGCAGCCTTTGCGCGCGCTTCGGGATCGGTCCGGCGCGCTTCGGCCAGCTCGATCATCTTGACGATGCGCTCGCCGCCTTCGCGCTTGGAGTACACGCCCGAATACACCTCCTTGAACTCGCCTTCGAGATAGGGAGCGAGCCAGTCTTGCGTTTCCATGGTGTGCGCATCGGCATCGTTCACGATGCGGCCGTTCACGTAGGTCATGTGCTGTTCTCCAATCCCGGTTCACTCGTCGATTGCGAACTTTCGAACTTATTTGAGTGTCTGTCAACTGAGTCGGGTGGGCAAGACCTTTCTCACCATGAGTAGGGCAATTGCCAAAACTGGTGCGATTGTCGCGGAGCTAAGGGCGCAGAGGGACAACGATCAAGTGGATCGCGCGCAGTCCTTCGAGGTCTTGCGACAACACACACGTTTAATTGTTCGCGGTGGCCGAAGCGTGGCGGAATGAGCTCGATCGACTCATCTCCACAGGGTGAAGTGCGAACCTGCCATCCCGCCGATTGTGACTAACGACGTAACGAAGGAATCAATCCGTCGCGCGGCCTTCGGCCAAAGCCTGCTGCAGCAGTTCACGCTCCTTCCGATCGGGATCGACGACCACCTTGGGCTCGATATCGAAGATCATCGTCGCCCGACTGGCTTGGGTATAGCGAGGCCATTGCGGCAATGCCGCCGTGTTCGGGTTGCCGGTTTTCGCAAAGGCTATCCAGGCGTCGGACATCAGGTCGGCCAAACGTTGCTGGTCCGGCCCGGACCCGGTGATCGACGTCGATCGCGCGACATTGTCGAATACGAACGCGATATCGAGCGCATGCGGCGTCTTGAGTCGGCCGCCTTCGACAGGCGTCTCCCAGTCGAGGCGGTACATATAGACCGGGGCGCGGTTCTGCGCGCTCTTGCGCTCCGCTTGCCGCAGGGCGGTACCACGATAATTCTGGAACGTAGCGGTTTGGAAAAAAATCTCGCTCGCGTCGGCTTGGGGGTGCGCGGCGCGCATCCCGCTGATGATCCGGTCGACATCGGCGTCGCCTACGACGGTCTTGAGTTTGGCGGGAAGCTGTTCCCAAGTCAGCGAGAAATTTCCGGGATCGGCGAGGCCTGCCTGAAGTCGCATCTCGGTCCGGTTGGTGCCGACGAGCAGCGGGATATCGGCGGACAAGGGGGTCGCGTCGGGCGCGAACGGTTGGCGTTTGAGCGAACTGCCATCGACCACGGGCCGGAAATAGGCCGCCCGTGTGCGCGATTTCATCAGTACGGCAACGTATTGATCGGTGGGGAGTGCCGCGAGGCCAGCGACATCCCCGGGCTCGAGGCCAGCCGTCTTGAATATGTCTGCGGTCAGGGCGTTCGCCAGGCGCGGTTCGAAGCCCGCCAGCGACATCGAACCCGATTGCGCGATCGCCCTGTCGAACAGGCCTTGTGCGCTTTCCATGGCCATGAGGGTGGACACTTTCGCCGCGCCGCCCGATTCGCCGAAAATGGTGACATTGTCCGGATCGCCGCCGATCGCGGCAGCATTGTCGCGCACCCATTCCAGCGCCTTGACCGCGTCGAGGCTGCCGAGGTTGCCGGAATGCGCGTACTTCGGATCCTTCGTCACGCCGCCGAGGTAGAGATAGCCGAAACCGTTGAGTCGGTGGTTGATGGTGACGACGACGACGTCGCCGCGCTGCGCCAACCGCGTGCCGTCATATCCGTTGCTGGAGCCGGACCCGGTGACATAGCCGCCACCGTGCAGCCAGACCATGATCGGACGCTTTTTCCCGTCGTTCATGCCGGGGGTCCACACGTTGAGGAACAGGCAATCCTCGCTGCGCGGCAGATCGTTCACCCATGACGCGAACACGGGCACTTCGCCGCTGGGGCGTTGCGGGCAGTCGGCCCCGAACCGGCTTGCGTCGCGCGGGGCCGTCCATGGAACGGGATCGGCGGCTTCCTGAAAGCGCGTTCCTTCGGTCGAGGCTCCGTAGCGCACGCCGCGGAAGATCATGATGTCGCCGGTTGCACTCGTGGTCCCGCGCACGGGCCCCAGCGTCGTGCCCAGTATCGGAGCGGTGTCCTCCAGGTTCGCAATCGTCTGCCGGGCCGGTTGGTCGACCGTGGCACAGCCGAAAAGAGCCAGGGCGGAAAGGCCAGCTCCCGCTTTGCCGAGTGCGCTGCGTAGTTCGGACGTTCTACCCATTTCCTGATCCTTCCCCTTGCGACGGCAATCGAAAGCCGTTCTGTCCACTAACCTCTAAAGCCGAATTTACCGACAGTCACGATTGTTTTAATCTGAAATCGAGCTTAGGCAGATGGCGGATCGGGCGATGAATCCCGGCCGCGCAACGGGAGAGACTGCCAATGGCAATGCCAATCACATCCAGCCGCCGACGTTTCCTGGGCGCCACCCTGATGGGGGGGATGCTCACCGCGGCAGGGCCGTTGCGCGCAGCGGATTTCTTTCCGGTAGTGGAAACGGCGGACGGGCGTCTTCGCGGGATGATGGCTGGCGGGATCGCCAAGTTCCTGGGTGTCCGCTACGGTGCGCCCACTTCCGGCAGCAATCGCTTCATGCCCCCGCAACCGGTCCAGAAATGGGCCGGCGTGCGCGACGCGCTCAAATATTCCGATTCCGCGCCCCAGGTGCCGGGCGATCGACGTCACGATTATGCCGACCTGATCATGTTCGAAAACCAGCCGGCGGGTCCTGGCGAGGACAACCTGGCGCTGAACCTATGGTCGCCGGCGCTGTCGGCATCCGCGAAGAAGCCGGTCATCGTCGTTCTGCACGGTGGCGGCTTCTACGGCGGGTCGGGTAATGCGATCGGGATGGATGGAGAGGCGATGGCTCGCTTTTCCGACAGCGTGGTCATATCCGTCACGCATCGCCTGGGAGCGTTGGGCTTTCTGCATCTGGCCGAGTTTGCCGACGATCGCTTCGCGTCGTCCGGCACCGTCGGAATGCAGGACATCGTCGCCGCGCTTGCATGGGTAAGAACCAATGTACAGGCCTTCGGAGGCGATCCGTCGCGCGTGCTTGTCTACGGGCAGTCGGGCGGGGGCGCCAAGACCAGCACGCTGATGGCCATGCCGAGTGCGAAGGGCTTGTTTCACCGCGCCGGGGTCATGAGCGGATCGGCGCTCCGTATGATGCCCCGGGAAATTGCGTCTGCGAATGCCTCTCGTCTGCTTTCGGCGCTCGGCATTGCCAAAGGCGACGTGAAAGCGTTGCAGGCGGTACCCTGGACCACGCTACTGGAAACGCAGGCTACGCTGGAAGCCGCCGCACGAGCGAAGGGCGAAGCGCCCAGTTCCTTCGCTCCTGTGGTCGACGGATCCGTCCTGCCGCGCCATCCCTTCTCGCCCGGCGCGCCCGAGGTAAGCCGCGACGTGCCGCTCATCGTGTCGACCGCGCTGGACGAACGATCCTATCGTATGGCCAATTTTGCGATGACCGAAGATCAGTTGCTGGCCTTCGCCCGAGAGCGGGCCGGCGATCGGGCGCAGGAGGTGGTCGACATGTACCGCGCCGAGAGCCCGCAGGAGAAGCCGTTCCTGCTGGCGGCGCGGATGGACAGCGACATCTGGTTCCGCAAGAGCGCGTTCGCGCAGGCGGAACTGAAAGCACGGCAGGGCGGCGGGAAGGTCTGGTCCTATCTCTGGACCTGGCCCAGCCCGGCCTATGGCGGGCGCTTTGGGGCCGTTCACGGGATCGACGTTGCCCCCAGTCTGCACAGCGTGCGCGGGGCGTTGAACGGGCCTAGCGCGCAGAGCGTCGCCATGGCGGACCGCATCGCCGCAAGCTGGGCCGCGTTTGCGGCCTCTGGCGATCCGAACAACGAATACCTGCCCGACTGGCCGGCTTACGAGCCGACAAAACGAGCGACGATGATCCTGTCGCAAGAACCCGAGGTCGTGAACGATCCGCGCGCCCAGTTCCGCGAGGTCTGGGCGACAATAGGTGCGACGCGGCCCGTAACCGGCTCGAGCGCGAGCGCCGATCAGGACGGATGACCGCCGGGGCGGACATGCTCTCGACCGCATGATCCGACTTGTCGCGAAAAACAGACAATCCCGACTTCCGAATACGGGGTGATGGGAACGAAAAACCGTAGAAAGCGGCTAATGGGAGAGTTAAAATGCGCACCACACGCTGGGTAGCCTTGTCCGGTGTCAGTCTCGCCTTGCTGGCAAT
This window harbors:
- a CDS encoding carboxylesterase/lipase family protein, with amino-acid sequence MAMPITSSRRRFLGATLMGGMLTAAGPLRAADFFPVVETADGRLRGMMAGGIAKFLGVRYGAPTSGSNRFMPPQPVQKWAGVRDALKYSDSAPQVPGDRRHDYADLIMFENQPAGPGEDNLALNLWSPALSASAKKPVIVVLHGGGFYGGSGNAIGMDGEAMARFSDSVVISVTHRLGALGFLHLAEFADDRFASSGTVGMQDIVAALAWVRTNVQAFGGDPSRVLVYGQSGGGAKTSTLMAMPSAKGLFHRAGVMSGSALRMMPREIASANASRLLSALGIAKGDVKALQAVPWTTLLETQATLEAAARAKGEAPSSFAPVVDGSVLPRHPFSPGAPEVSRDVPLIVSTALDERSYRMANFAMTEDQLLAFARERAGDRAQEVVDMYRAESPQEKPFLLAARMDSDIWFRKSAFAQAELKARQGGGKVWSYLWTWPSPAYGGRFGAVHGIDVAPSLHSVRGALNGPSAQSVAMADRIAASWAAFAASGDPNNEYLPDWPAYEPTKRATMILSQEPEVVNDPRAQFREVWATIGATRPVTGSSASADQDG